From one Nitrospira sp. genomic stretch:
- a CDS encoding HlyD family efflux transporter periplasmic adaptor subunit gives MATTAEPTAQQIPTLIHLAALTHLEGQIRAAKTVQELQFLSVNETRRLIPYEHAFLLSPSGSEKESCQVLNASSVAVVDRHAPMIVWLEQAVQALFQTEESKKQPMVVTEELLPDSLRSGWREFVKGHVFWCPLQHPDETVLGVWWFERDFAWQENDIAIVHRLAGSYAYAWKALSKKEQSWSKKVKKPTWWLIPIVIVVALCFPIRISTVAPVKVMAKDPVVVSAPIEGVIADVLVHPNQMVQAGTALFRYEDTTLRNQFLVAEKQLTVARAEQSQSIQAGFGDPQRKAEVPLKEAEVDLRQTELQYAKEMLDQVEVVAPQAGLLLYSDKSDWIGRPVTVGERIMEIANPKQIELRIDLPVADAIVLKEGAEALVFLNALALESFPATVVHASYNAEVLPGDVLAYRVTAKLTEPDPRIRIGWQGTAKIYGEQGPLAYLLLRRPLTALRQWMGW, from the coding sequence ATGGCGACGACGGCCGAACCGACTGCACAGCAGATCCCGACGCTGATCCATCTTGCGGCGCTCACGCATCTGGAAGGTCAGATTCGTGCGGCAAAGACGGTTCAAGAGTTGCAGTTCCTGTCCGTCAATGAAACGCGACGACTCATTCCCTACGAGCATGCGTTTCTCCTGAGTCCGTCCGGCTCGGAGAAGGAGTCCTGCCAAGTGCTCAATGCCTCCAGCGTGGCCGTGGTCGATCGGCATGCACCGATGATCGTGTGGCTTGAGCAAGCGGTACAGGCGCTCTTTCAGACGGAAGAGAGCAAGAAACAACCCATGGTGGTCACAGAAGAGTTGCTGCCGGACTCGCTTCGGAGCGGCTGGCGGGAGTTTGTGAAGGGGCATGTGTTTTGGTGCCCGTTGCAGCATCCGGACGAAACGGTCCTTGGAGTCTGGTGGTTCGAGCGGGATTTCGCCTGGCAAGAAAACGATATCGCCATCGTCCATCGGCTGGCCGGGAGCTATGCCTACGCGTGGAAGGCGCTCTCAAAAAAGGAACAGAGCTGGTCGAAGAAGGTCAAGAAACCGACCTGGTGGTTGATTCCCATTGTCATCGTCGTCGCACTCTGTTTCCCGATCAGGATCTCGACGGTAGCTCCGGTCAAAGTCATGGCGAAAGATCCGGTCGTCGTGAGCGCGCCTATTGAGGGAGTGATCGCCGACGTACTCGTCCATCCCAATCAAATGGTGCAAGCCGGAACGGCGCTCTTTCGATACGAAGACACCACCCTCCGTAATCAGTTTCTCGTCGCGGAAAAACAGTTGACCGTCGCACGGGCGGAGCAGAGTCAGTCGATCCAAGCGGGGTTCGGCGATCCACAGCGGAAGGCCGAAGTACCGCTCAAGGAAGCGGAGGTCGATCTTCGGCAAACCGAGCTGCAATACGCAAAGGAAATGCTGGATCAGGTCGAAGTCGTCGCTCCACAGGCGGGCCTGCTGCTCTATTCGGACAAGTCCGATTGGATCGGCCGGCCGGTCACCGTCGGCGAGCGGATCATGGAGATTGCCAATCCCAAACAGATCGAACTGCGCATCGATCTACCGGTGGCCGATGCCATTGTGCTCAAAGAAGGGGCCGAAGCCCTTGTCTTTCTCAATGCTCTTGCCTTGGAATCCTTTCCGGCGACCGTGGTCCATGCCAGTTACAACGCCGAGGTCTTGCCGGGTGATGTGCTGGCGTATCGGGTTACGGCGAAGCTCACCGAGCCGGATCCACGCATCCGCATCGGATGGCAAGGCACGGCCAAGATCTACGGCGAACAGGGACCATTGGCCTATCTGCTGTTGCGCCGTCCGTTGACCGCCCTTCGGCAATGGATGGGCTGGTGA